The Verrucomicrobiota bacterium genome includes a region encoding these proteins:
- a CDS encoding winged helix-turn-helix domain-containing protein yields MIKLQLTDQDISDIHEALDDPMIDQRNKNRLLVITMHHEGANNTFISACMKLSANTVTNYIKLFRDGGIGELIENRYYCPSGSLEPFMQCIECSFRIIPVQNAKDAVARIEKMTRLKLSESQTRRIMKKMGMSLRKCSSIPSKADPQLQFDFYREEMKPRLEEASRGQRKVFFVDAAHFVLGAFLGMEWYGVSSVRLSRHHPDGSVTTCWERSTAIARKS; encoded by the coding sequence ATGATTAAACTGCAATTGACCGATCAGGATATCTCCGACATTCACGAGGCTCTTGACGACCCCATGATCGACCAGCGCAATAAAAACAGGCTTTTGGTGATTACCATGCATCATGAAGGGGCGAACAACACCTTCATCTCCGCTTGCATGAAGCTCTCCGCCAATACGGTGACCAATTATATCAAACTATTCCGCGATGGCGGCATAGGTGAATTGATTGAGAATCGCTATTATTGTCCGTCCGGTTCATTGGAGCCCTTTATGCAATGCATCGAGTGTTCCTTTAGAATCATACCCGTGCAAAACGCCAAGGACGCGGTGGCGCGAATAGAAAAAATGACGAGGCTGAAGTTATCGGAATCCCAAACGCGCAGGATCATGAAAAAAATGGGAATGTCACTGAGGAAATGTTCATCGATTCCATCAAAAGCGGATCCGCAACTCCAATTCGATTTCTATCGCGAGGAGATGAAGCCCCGTCTGGAAGAGGCCTCCAGAGGCCAACGCAAGGTGTTTTTCGTGGACGCCGCCCATTTTGTCCTGGGCGCGTTTCTCGGAATGGAATGGTATGGTGTTTCGTCCGTCCGTTTATCAAGACATCATCCGGACGGCAGCGTTACAACGTGCTGGGAGCGCTCGACAGCCATAGCAAGGAAATCATAA